CATTCCGGTAATCAGTTTGACATAAAACGAGGCCCCATACGATAACAATATGCGTGACAAGGGCCAATTGACCACATTTACCCCTTTCTTGTAGCGTGACCCAATGGCCACATCGGCACCGTTTAAACAGGCCCTGTAAAGTCTCAAAAGATCATTTGGTCGGTGCGAAAAGTCGGCATCCATTTCAAATATGTAGTCATACCCCTTGGCCAAGGCCCATTTGAAGCCATGAATATAGGCAGTGCCCAAACCAGACTTTTCTTTTCTTACCTCCAGAAAAAGTCGTTCAGGGAATTCTTTTTGCATTCCCCTTACCGCAGCCGCCGTACCATCAGGTGAGTTATCATCCACAACCAAAACATGAAAATCTCGTTTTAGATCGAGAACGGTCTTAACGATGGCCTCGATATTCTCAATTTCATTGAAAGTCGGTATGATTACCAGTCCGTCCGCCATTAACAAATTCATTTGAGCCCCAAAAATAGTATTTTATAGTTGCATCCGCCGGGTACATAATTTCATTCAATGCCTTATTTCATAAATTTGCGCCACAAACAAGCCACTGATGACCAAACGTTTTCCGAAACTCTTCATCTATCTACTATCAGCGCTTTTTTTATTGAACATTGTGCAAAGCTTTTTCACAGAGCTGATATATGACGAAGCCTATTATTGGTACTATGCACAGGATTTGGCTTGGGGGTATTTTGATCATCCCCCTATGGTGGCCTTTCTGGCCAAAATTTCCTCCTTTTTCTTTGACGGCGAACTTGGCGTACGCTTTATGGGCTGTATTTTGGGCGTGGGCACCTTTTTGGTTCTCTGGCAACTGATAGCATCAAAGGAGAAGCATAAGTATGTACCGTTTTTTTTCGTGCTGCTTTTTTCGATGCCACTGTTGAATGCCTATGGCTTTTTGACCCTGCCAGACACCCCTCTGTTGTTTTTTACCACCCTCTTTTTGTTGATTTATAAAAAATTTCTCGAGCGGGCCACCATTGGCATATCACTAGCTCTTGGATTGGTCATGGCCGCCTTGATGTACAGCAAGTACCATGCGGTTCTAGTGATACTTTTCGTGTTTCTTTCGAATGTTGCCCTAATTAGAAACAGGTTTGCATGGTTGGCGGTGGCCACGGCCCTTGTTTGCTACTTTCCACATTTCGCATGGCTTTACAACAATGACCTGGTCACTATCAAGTACCATCTGTTTGAGCGCCCCAACCAGCCCTACAGCTTTGAAAAGTTCACCCTTGGTTATATTCTGAACCTGGTTTTGGTTTTCGGGCTATTGTTTCCTTGGGTGTATTGGGCCCTTTTAAAGACCAAAGCCAAAGACCGCTTTAAAAAGGCCTTGCAGTTCTTGGCCTATGGGGTCATTTTGTTCTTTTTTCTATCGAGCTTCAACAGACGGGTACAGACCCAATGGATCATTGTCATCTGCATCCCATTGGCGATTTTGACCTATGAGTATTTTTTGTCGCGGCCTACCCCTAGAAAATGGATCATGCGCTTGGGGTTGACAAGTACCGCCATTCTACTGTTTGCAAGGGTGGGGTTGGTTCATGAGCCATTGTTTCCGGTCGTGTATGAAACACACGGAAACAAAGAATGGGTCAATACCCTGAAAGAAAAGGCCGGAGACATCCCCGTTGTTTTTGAGAACTCTTACAGGCGGGCGCCCATGTATGCGTTCTACTCTGGCAACACCTCCTATTCATTGAATAATTTTCACTACAGGCAAAACCAGTATTCAATAGATGACTCTGAGGAGAAGGTGCAAAACAGGCGGGTGCTCTATGTTACGAAATATGCCAAAAAAGGCGATATATCTTATACAAATGCCCGAGGGACCCTTTTTTATGGGATCTTCATAGACAATTTTAGGTCATACAGAAAGCTACGGTGCCTGGTCGAAGACCTGCCGATAGATCTGCAGCAAGATTCGCTGATGGTAAAAGTGTACAATCCTTACCCGCATGACATCGATTTGGGCAACCTGACATTTCACGTGGCCTACCTAAACGCCCACAAACAGCTCCAAGAATCGAATAAAGTAGCGTTTTCACCCTTGAATGGGGCCATTGATCGTTTGAAATCAAATGATACCACCTATTTTCGCTGTACGTTGAAGAGCCCAACCATGAAGGACATTGAGTATATCAAGTTTGGTATTTCCGAATTTGGACTACGCCCGGGCATCAACAGCAGCAGTTACAAACTTGAGCCATGAACCCAATAGCGCGTACTATAGAACCTGTAGACTGGATGACCATCCTCATATTCTTGGGACTATTATTGCTTGCCTTGGGTAAATATCTGTACCAGACCCGGTTTATGAACTTTCTTATCCTTCCGTTCAACAACAAATACATCTCGCTCTACAATAAAAAGGGACGTTTATTGAGCTGGTTCCATTTATTGATGACCCTTTTTCAGATCATCAACATTTCCCTATTCGCATACTTGGCCCTTAGAACCTTGATGCCCGATCTATTGGCCCGAATGTCCTCGCCCTTTCTTATGATACTAGCCATAACGACACTCCTTCTTTCGATAAAAATAATATTGCAACTGACAAAGGGCTATGTGTTCAATACACAGTCGCTTGTCAAAGAGATCATCTACCACAAATTATCATATTTCAACTACAGCGGACTGATCATGTTTGCCATCAACATCTTCATCATCTACGTTGCAGATAGTCCAAAACATATGATTTATGGTGGTATTTTCTTAATTATGATCATTAACATCATAGGATTGGTCAATATCTTGAAGAACCATCAAAAAGTGATCATTTCCAACGTTTTCTATTTTATTTTGTACCTTTGCACTCTCGAAATTGCACCCTTTGTATTAATTAGCGGTTATCTAAAACACTGATTTTTATGAGAGTAAAAACGATTTTGGTCTCTCAGCCAGAACCGAAAATGGAGAACTCTCCATACTCGAAACTCATCGAAAAAGAAAAGGTTAAGGTCGATTTTAGGCCTTTCATTCATGTTGAGGGTGTTCAAGCGAAAAACGTTCGGCAGCAAAAAATAGACCTCAACAATTTTACGGCCATTATTCTGACAAGTCGAAACTCGGTGGACCATTTTTTCAGAATAGCTGAAGAAATGCGCTTTAAGGTGCCCGATACAATGAAGTATTTCTGCCAATCGGAAGCGGTGGCCTACTACCTTCAAAAATACGTGGTCTATAGAAAGCGCAAGATTTATGTTGGCCAACGCACTTTCAGTGATTTGGTTCCGATGTTCAAAAAATACAAAGACGAAAAGTTTCTATTGCCCTCATCTGATGTGCTGAAACCAGAAATACCAAAAGTACTTGACGAATTGAAGCTGGATTGGAAACGGGGTATCTTCTACAAAACGGTTATCAGCGACCTTTCTGATCTAAGGGATGTGTACTACGATGTTTTGGTGTTTTTCAGTCCTTCGGGCATTGAATCGTTGCTCAAGAACTTTCCTGATTTCAAACAGAACGACACCCGCATTGCGGTTTTTGGCAACAGCACGGTAAAGGCCGCCACCGAGGCGGGCCTCCGTATCGACATCAAGGCCCCAACACCAGAAACGCCTTCGATGACCATGGCTCTGCAGAAGTACATTTCTGATGTCAACAAGCAATAATATCTGCTAAAAGGAAATTAAAAAAAGCCCCGGTCAAACGCCGGGGCTTTTTTGATTTAGAACGCATAGCGCTGCGGGCCACCACGTCGTATCTCTTCATTCGCATACGCTTCAAATTTCTTGAAGTTCTCGCGAAATGCATTTGAAAGTTTAAAGGCTGTCTTGTAGTATGCCTCATCATCGTTCCATGTGGCCCTGGGGCTCAATACAGAGGTGGGCACCCCTGGACACTCACGGGGCTGTGCCACCCCAAAAACCGAGTGAATGTGATAGGTATCATAACTGTAAAGGCCCAAATCGCCGTTCAAGGCCGCTGTGATCATGGCCCGGGTATACTCGAGTTTCATACGGGTGCCCACTCCGTAGGGGCCGCCCGTCCACCCTGTATTGATAAGCCACACATCAACACCCGATTCTTTCATTTTTTTGCTCAGCATCTCAGCATACTTGGTAGGGTGCAAAGGCATGAAGGGCGCCCCGAAACAGGCCGAAAATGAGGGTTGCGGCTCAACCACACCAGCTTCGGTACCCGCCACCTTGGCCGTATAACCCGAAATAAAATGGTAGGCAGCTTGGGCCGGGGTCAATTTAGAAATAGGGGGCAGTACGCCAAATGCATCGGCAGTCAAAAAGAAAATATTCTTTACGTTCTCTCCGATGGATGGCCGTTGGATATTATCGATATGGTAAATGGGATAACTGACCCTGGTATTCTGCGTGATCGAAGCGTCCTCAAAATCTACATTACCTTGGTCATCTAAAATAACATTCTCTAAAATGGCCCCCTTTCTTATGGCCCCATAGATTTCGGGCTCACTTTCTTGCGAAAGGTTGATTACCTTGGCATAACACCCTCCCTCAAAGTTGAACACCGTGTTCTGGGGAGTCCATCCATGCTCATCATCGCCGATGAGCTTTCTGTTGGGATCGGTCGAAAGGGTTGTCTTGCCCGTGCCCGAAAGACCGAAGAAAAGCGCGGTATCGCCATTCTCGCCCACATTGGCCGAACAGTGCATGGGCAGCGTGTTGTGATACACCGGCAGAATAAAGTTGAGGGCAGAAAAAATTCCCTTTTTGATTTCGCCCGTGTATCCGGTACCCCCGACAAGGGCAATCTTTTTGGTGAAGTTGAGAATTGCAAAATTGTGCTGTCGTGTGCCATCAACCTCGGCGTTGGCCCTAAAGCCCGGTGCATTTATGACCGTCCATTCCGGCTCAAAACCCTCGAGCTCATCTTCATCGGGCCTCAAGAACATATTATGGGCAAACATATTGGACCAAGGGTACTCGTTGATTACCCTGACATTGGTTCTATAGGCCGGGTCGGCGCAGACATAACAATCACGCACGAACAATTCCTTGTCATTTAAATAGTTAATGACCTTGTCGTACAAGCGATCAAACTTTTCGGGTTCGAACGGAATGTTGATATTGCCCCACCAAACCTTGTCTTCTGTAACATCATCCCTGACGATAAAACGGTCTTGGGGCGACCGGCCGGTAAACTCACCGGTATTTACGGCAAGCGCACTAAGCGATGTCTCTTGGCCCATACCTTTTTCGATGGTACGGGCATGAAGATCGTCTGATGACAATTGGTAGTGAAAGTTGGAATGGTCGATTCCGTAACCTTTCAACGAAATCGTTTTCGTTTTTTGGGCATTATTAGCCATGAGCATCGATTTTTTTTGATGGTGCAAAGCTAAAAAATGTGTGGTGAATGTTACCAAAAAAAGGCAGAAAGTATCATTTTTTGGCCAAAACGGATATTATGAGATACACCCATCCAGTAATCATAAAGAGCCCCCCGATAGGTGTAATCCATCCTATCTTTCTAAAATCAAAAGCCGTCAGCTTGTTGGTCGCCAAAAAGTAGATGGAAAACGAAAAAAGCACCACACCGATCACAATGGCGTAAAAAACCCATTTCTTGGTATCATCGGCCATCTTTGGCAGCATACTCAAAAACAGTAGAAAAAGGGCTTGGTACATCTGGTAGCGCACCCCTGTTTCAAAAGTACCCAGTTCATCAGCAGTGAGTACCTTTTTGAGACCATGGGCCCCAAAGGCCCCCAGTATAATGGCCAATACCCCCAAAACGAGTCCGGTTACCAAAATTGTTTTGTTCATAACTATAATGGGTTGTTTTTTTAAGAATATAACAATTTGATACCTTCGTATCCGTTACATACAAAAGTACTCAAATCGTATGACGCGTAATATACTGGTTCTTGGTGCTGGCAAATCAACTTCCTATCTACTGGATTATTTTTTGGAAAAATCATCCTCTGAAAACCTGCATATAACCATAGGGGACAAAAACCCGAAAAGTCTCCCCGAGTATATCGGAAACCATCCTAACTGTACCCTTCTGACCCTGGATATCTTAGAGGATCCCGCCAGGGCAGAAGCCATCTCAAAAGCATCCATCGTGGTATCGATGCTCCCTGCCAAACTGCATATAAAGGTGGCTGAAGACTGCCTGACCCTGGGGAAGCATTTGGTGACCGCCTCTTATATCAGCGATGAGCTTCGAAAGCTCGATGCAGAGGTCAAAAAAAAGCGACTGGTGTTCATGAACGAGATAGGTCTTGACCCGGGCATTGACCATATGAGTGCCATGCAGGTCATTGACCGCATACGGGCAAAAGGTGGAAAAATGTTGCTTTTTGAGTCGTTCACTGGTGGGCTGGTGGCACCTGAGAGCGACAACAACCTATGGAACTACAAATTCACCTGGAACCCTAGAAACGTGGTGCTCGCCGGCCAGGGCGGGGCCGCCAAATTTATTCAAGAGGGCACGTACAAGTACATACCGTACCACAAACTGTTCAGGCGTACCGAGTTTTTAGAAATTAAAGGCTACGGTACCTTTGAGGCCTACGCCAACCGTGACTCACTTTGGTATAGAGATGCCTATGGACTTCAAGACGTATTGACCCTGTACCGTGGCACCATGCGAAGAGTGGGCTTTTCAAAGGCTTGGAATATTTTCGTACAGCTGGGCATGACCGATGACAGCTATATAGTCGAAGGGTCCGAAGGAATGTCGTACCGTGAGTTTGTAAACCTTTTTCTGCCGTATTCGCCCACCGATTCGGTAGAGCTAAAGCTACGGCACTACCTTAAAATTGACCAAGATGATATTTTCTGGGAAAAACTGGTAGAACTAGATCTTTTCAATCCTGATAAAAAGATTCCCCTGAAAAATGCCACACCCGCCCAAATGCTACAGTATA
This portion of the Flagellimonas lutaonensis genome encodes:
- a CDS encoding DUF423 domain-containing protein; protein product: MNKTILVTGLVLGVLAIILGAFGAHGLKKVLTADELGTFETGVRYQMYQALFLLFLSMLPKMADDTKKWVFYAIVIGVVLFSFSIYFLATNKLTAFDFRKIGWITPIGGLFMITGWVYLIISVLAKK
- a CDS encoding DUF4271 domain-containing protein, whose protein sequence is MNPIARTIEPVDWMTILIFLGLLLLALGKYLYQTRFMNFLILPFNNKYISLYNKKGRLLSWFHLLMTLFQIINISLFAYLALRTLMPDLLARMSSPFLMILAITTLLLSIKIILQLTKGYVFNTQSLVKEIIYHKLSYFNYSGLIMFAINIFIIYVADSPKHMIYGGIFLIMIINIIGLVNILKNHQKVIISNVFYFILYLCTLEIAPFVLISGYLKH
- the pckA gene encoding phosphoenolpyruvate carboxykinase (ATP); this encodes MANNAQKTKTISLKGYGIDHSNFHYQLSSDDLHARTIEKGMGQETSLSALAVNTGEFTGRSPQDRFIVRDDVTEDKVWWGNINIPFEPEKFDRLYDKVINYLNDKELFVRDCYVCADPAYRTNVRVINEYPWSNMFAHNMFLRPDEDELEGFEPEWTVINAPGFRANAEVDGTRQHNFAILNFTKKIALVGGTGYTGEIKKGIFSALNFILPVYHNTLPMHCSANVGENGDTALFFGLSGTGKTTLSTDPNRKLIGDDEHGWTPQNTVFNFEGGCYAKVINLSQESEPEIYGAIRKGAILENVILDDQGNVDFEDASITQNTRVSYPIYHIDNIQRPSIGENVKNIFFLTADAFGVLPPISKLTPAQAAYHFISGYTAKVAGTEAGVVEPQPSFSACFGAPFMPLHPTKYAEMLSKKMKESGVDVWLINTGWTGGPYGVGTRMKLEYTRAMITAALNGDLGLYSYDTYHIHSVFGVAQPRECPGVPTSVLSPRATWNDDEAYYKTAFKLSNAFRENFKKFEAYANEEIRRGGPQRYAF
- a CDS encoding ArnT family glycosyltransferase, with amino-acid sequence MTKRFPKLFIYLLSALFLLNIVQSFFTELIYDEAYYWYYAQDLAWGYFDHPPMVAFLAKISSFFFDGELGVRFMGCILGVGTFLVLWQLIASKEKHKYVPFFFVLLFSMPLLNAYGFLTLPDTPLLFFTTLFLLIYKKFLERATIGISLALGLVMAALMYSKYHAVLVILFVFLSNVALIRNRFAWLAVATALVCYFPHFAWLYNNDLVTIKYHLFERPNQPYSFEKFTLGYILNLVLVFGLLFPWVYWALLKTKAKDRFKKALQFLAYGVILFFFLSSFNRRVQTQWIIVICIPLAILTYEYFLSRPTPRKWIMRLGLTSTAILLFARVGLVHEPLFPVVYETHGNKEWVNTLKEKAGDIPVVFENSYRRAPMYAFYSGNTSYSLNNFHYRQNQYSIDDSEEKVQNRRVLYVTKYAKKGDISYTNARGTLFYGIFIDNFRSYRKLRCLVEDLPIDLQQDSLMVKVYNPYPHDIDLGNLTFHVAYLNAHKQLQESNKVAFSPLNGAIDRLKSNDTTYFRCTLKSPTMKDIEYIKFGISEFGLRPGINSSSYKLEP
- a CDS encoding polyprenol monophosphomannose synthase; this translates as MADGLVIIPTFNEIENIEAIVKTVLDLKRDFHVLVVDDNSPDGTAAAVRGMQKEFPERLFLEVRKEKSGLGTAYIHGFKWALAKGYDYIFEMDADFSHRPNDLLRLYRACLNGADVAIGSRYKKGVNVVNWPLSRILLSYGASFYVKLITGMPVNDPTAGFICYKRKVLESINLDAVRFIGYAFQIEMKYRAYLKKFKIEEVSIIFTDRIEGNSKMTSAIVREAIFGVISMRLRSLFLKKKFLNG
- a CDS encoding saccharopine dehydrogenase family protein; this encodes MTRNILVLGAGKSTSYLLDYFLEKSSSENLHITIGDKNPKSLPEYIGNHPNCTLLTLDILEDPARAEAISKASIVVSMLPAKLHIKVAEDCLTLGKHLVTASYISDELRKLDAEVKKKRLVFMNEIGLDPGIDHMSAMQVIDRIRAKGGKMLLFESFTGGLVAPESDNNLWNYKFTWNPRNVVLAGQGGAAKFIQEGTYKYIPYHKLFRRTEFLEIKGYGTFEAYANRDSLWYRDAYGLQDVLTLYRGTMRRVGFSKAWNIFVQLGMTDDSYIVEGSEGMSYREFVNLFLPYSPTDSVELKLRHYLKIDQDDIFWEKLVELDLFNPDKKIPLKNATPAQMLQYILEDSWTLDDGDKDMIVMYHKFGYELDGKKKQIDASMVVIGENRTHTAMAKTVGLPVAMATLDILNRKITTPGVQIPISKEVYRPILSELAEYGIRFNEFDAPYLGYNPDSVAG
- a CDS encoding uroporphyrinogen-III synthase — protein: MRVKTILVSQPEPKMENSPYSKLIEKEKVKVDFRPFIHVEGVQAKNVRQQKIDLNNFTAIILTSRNSVDHFFRIAEEMRFKVPDTMKYFCQSEAVAYYLQKYVVYRKRKIYVGQRTFSDLVPMFKKYKDEKFLLPSSDVLKPEIPKVLDELKLDWKRGIFYKTVISDLSDLRDVYYDVLVFFSPSGIESLLKNFPDFKQNDTRIAVFGNSTVKAATEAGLRIDIKAPTPETPSMTMALQKYISDVNKQ